A region from the Euzebya sp. genome encodes:
- the fliG gene encoding flagellar motor switch protein FliG: MATATVTKLTGTQKVAILLMSLGQERASKVLKTMRESEVAEIAAEIARMPTVDTEVVESVLTEFKEMVAAKVNIAVGGLDYARAMLEESLGSQKAYEIMELLSAQIVEAPFEFLRNTDPRQVLSFISEEHPQTIALVLVHMLPDAAAMVLGSLPESLQRDVAVRIAMMDRTSPDVIDRVERILERKLSSVLQQSDFSEAGGVGSLVDILNRADRGTERLILEGLELANEELADEVRQLMFVFEDIVTLDDRSVQLILRQVDNKDLAVALKGVAANVKEKITKNMSQRAGEALIEEIDLMGPVRLKDVETAQGSIVRVIRSLEEAGQIVLSRSGDEFIS; encoded by the coding sequence ATGGCCACCGCAACCGTCACCAAGCTGACCGGGACCCAGAAGGTCGCCATCCTGCTGATGTCCCTCGGCCAGGAGCGGGCCTCGAAGGTCCTCAAGACCATGCGCGAGTCCGAGGTCGCCGAGATCGCGGCCGAGATCGCCCGGATGCCCACGGTCGACACCGAGGTCGTCGAGTCGGTCCTGACCGAGTTCAAGGAGATGGTCGCCGCCAAGGTCAACATCGCCGTCGGCGGGCTCGACTACGCCCGGGCGATGCTCGAAGAGTCCCTCGGCAGCCAGAAGGCGTACGAGATCATGGAGCTGCTGAGCGCCCAGATCGTCGAGGCGCCCTTCGAGTTCCTCCGCAACACCGACCCGCGGCAGGTGCTCAGCTTCATCTCCGAGGAGCACCCCCAGACCATCGCCCTGGTGCTCGTGCACATGCTGCCCGACGCCGCCGCGATGGTGCTCGGCTCGCTGCCGGAGTCCCTCCAGCGCGACGTCGCGGTGCGCATCGCCATGATGGACCGGACCTCACCGGACGTGATCGACCGCGTCGAGCGGATCCTCGAGCGCAAGCTCTCGAGCGTCCTGCAGCAGAGCGACTTCTCCGAGGCCGGCGGCGTCGGCTCGCTCGTCGACATCCTGAACCGGGCCGACCGCGGCACCGAGCGCCTCATCCTCGAGGGCCTCGAGCTCGCCAACGAGGAGCTCGCCGACGAGGTCCGCCAGCTCATGTTCGTCTTCGAGGACATCGTCACCCTCGACGACCGGTCCGTGCAGCTCATCCTCCGCCAGGTCGACAACAAGGACCTGGCCGTCGCCCTCAAGGGCGTGGCGGCCAACGTCAAGGAGAAGATCACCAAGAACATGTCCCAGCGCGCCGGCGAGGCCCTCATCGAGGAGATCGACCTCATGGGCCCCGTCCGCCTCAAGGACGTCGAGACCGCCCAGGGCTCCATCGTGCGGGTCATCCGCTCGCTGGAGGAGGCCGGCCAGATCGTCCTGAGCAGGAGCGGTGATGAGTTCATCAGCTGA
- the flgB gene encoding flagellar basal body rod protein FlgB, whose product MAYDITSAALHSALRGLSTRRNVQAQNIANVDTPGYLAGRVSFEDTLAGALDDVRRGRAGRDATAAVRPEMQTSIEATRLNGNNVNLDDEIVSNTETELAYSTVLEALNAKFRLLRTSINGR is encoded by the coding sequence GTGGCCTACGACATCACGTCTGCAGCGCTCCACTCAGCGCTCCGTGGCCTGTCGACCCGGCGCAACGTCCAGGCGCAGAACATCGCGAACGTCGACACCCCCGGCTACCTGGCCGGGCGCGTGTCCTTCGAGGACACCCTCGCCGGTGCCCTCGACGACGTCCGCCGTGGCCGTGCGGGCCGGGACGCCACCGCGGCGGTCCGCCCCGAGATGCAGACCTCCATCGAGGCCACCCGCCTGAACGGCAACAACGTGAACCTCGACGACGAGATCGTCTCGAACACCGAGACCGAGCTCGCCTACTCCACCGTGCTGGAGGCGCTGAACGCCAAGTTCCGCCTGCTCCGCACCTCGATCAACGGACGGTGA
- a CDS encoding FliI/YscN family ATPase, with amino-acid sequence MTTTLASPYDRVIDRVRAAAAPRVSGRVGRVVGLNLEVEGLDAAIGDGLEVHTAKGRLPLEVVAVGDRGLVSMPFGDLTGVGVGDPVTATGSTATIRVGDALLGRVLDGLGRPIDDGPPLEVRGSDDPSGPGLVEVGIDGTPPHPLRRRRVDTPLGLGVRAVDTLITCGQGQRMGIFAGSGVGKSSLLSMIARGSEADVTVLALIGERGREVAEFIEHDLGPEGLARSVVVVATSDQPALVRLRAAFVATRIAEHFRDQGRDVLLMMDSLTRFAMAQREVGLSAGEPPATRGYPPSVFTLLPKLLERAGCGETGSITGLYTVLVEGDDMQDPVGDTARSILDGHIVLSRRLATAGHFPTIDVLESASRVAGRVTSPENAAAATELRRLMAALRDARDLVDIGAYAAGSNPDVDRALQLDGAITRFLRQPLGEQTHPELAWRTLRQILGHGRTDAGVPMAGGER; translated from the coding sequence GTGACCACCACCCTCGCCTCGCCCTACGACCGGGTCATCGACCGGGTCCGCGCCGCCGCCGCCCCGCGCGTCAGCGGCCGGGTCGGGCGGGTCGTGGGCTTGAACCTCGAGGTGGAGGGGCTCGACGCCGCCATCGGCGACGGGCTCGAGGTCCACACCGCGAAGGGCCGCCTCCCCCTCGAGGTCGTGGCCGTCGGCGACCGCGGTCTGGTCTCCATGCCCTTCGGCGACCTGACCGGCGTCGGCGTCGGCGACCCGGTCACCGCGACCGGCTCGACCGCCACGATCCGCGTCGGCGACGCCCTGCTCGGTCGCGTGCTCGACGGCCTCGGCCGCCCGATCGACGACGGCCCGCCCCTCGAGGTCCGCGGCTCGGACGACCCGTCCGGGCCCGGTCTGGTCGAGGTCGGCATCGACGGCACCCCGCCGCACCCGCTGCGCCGGCGCCGCGTCGACACGCCGCTCGGCCTCGGCGTCCGCGCCGTCGACACGCTCATCACGTGCGGCCAGGGCCAGCGCATGGGCATCTTCGCCGGCTCCGGCGTCGGCAAGTCGTCCCTGCTGAGCATGATCGCCCGCGGCAGCGAGGCCGACGTCACCGTCCTCGCGCTGATCGGCGAGCGCGGCCGCGAGGTCGCCGAGTTCATCGAGCACGACCTCGGCCCGGAGGGGCTGGCCCGCTCCGTCGTCGTCGTCGCCACCTCCGACCAGCCCGCGCTGGTGCGCCTGCGCGCCGCGTTCGTCGCCACCCGCATCGCCGAGCACTTCCGCGACCAGGGCCGCGACGTCCTGCTGATGATGGACTCCCTCACCCGCTTCGCGATGGCGCAGCGCGAGGTCGGCCTGTCCGCTGGCGAGCCGCCCGCGACCCGCGGCTACCCGCCCAGCGTGTTCACCCTCCTCCCCAAGCTGCTCGAGCGCGCGGGCTGCGGCGAGACCGGGTCGATCACCGGCCTCTACACCGTGCTCGTCGAGGGCGACGACATGCAGGACCCCGTCGGCGACACCGCCCGGTCGATCCTCGATGGCCACATCGTGCTGTCCCGCCGACTGGCCACCGCCGGGCACTTCCCCACCATCGACGTGCTCGAGTCCGCCAGCCGCGTCGCCGGCCGCGTCACCAGCCCGGAGAACGCCGCCGCGGCGACCGAGCTGCGGCGTCTGATGGCCGCGCTGCGCGACGCCCGCGACCTGGTCGACATCGGTGCCTACGCCGCCGGGTCGAACCCCGACGTCGACCGGGCGCTGCAGCTCGACGGGGCGATCACCCGGTTCCTGCGCCAGCCGCTCGGCGAGCAGACCCACCCCGAGCTGGCCTGGCGGACGCTGCGCCAGATCCTCGGGCACGGCCGCACCGATGCCGGCGTGCCGATGGCCGGAGGCGAGCGGTGA
- the fliF gene encoding flagellar basal-body MS-ring/collar protein FliF, translating to MSTLTDSDRSPRQALGSAREKAEGFLSGFTTGQKAITILAVAGLVVAGMFFMRWVSQPSMAPLFSDVDASAAAAITDELDAQGVAYELTDGGRTILVERSQQAALRLDMSGAGLMPTDGSGFSILDDNGVTTPQALWDAEYQRAIEGELAATIGSMELVESARVHLVMPTEDLFTQDNQQATASVFLSVAGTTPPTPMQIQSIVNLVAGSVEGLEPSQVTVTDTAGNMLAAPGEEGQMAAIGDARQYQTNAFETRLADNVEQMLQQVVGPEAAVVTVTADLNFDSIAQTNERFGNDGPAGGIPLETTTTTENYEGVGAEQTGVLGPDGQVIGGGEGDQTTYELADGSTRFAVDRTVEEILQAPGGVNRLSVAVLLDAEAQVAADPQNVQALVEAAVGFDAARGDLVQVSALPFDQTAAEAAAEASAAAEAAAAQERMYDLIKSVASVLIVLIVLFLAWRSARKSMAARAPQSIPLDIDQLGAGDDDEDDEPEFDFPQIERGPTITDEVAAMIDDQGEEMAGLLRGWMAER from the coding sequence ATGTCCACCCTCACCGACAGCGACCGCTCCCCCCGCCAGGCCCTCGGCTCCGCCAGGGAGAAGGCCGAGGGGTTCCTGTCCGGCTTCACCACCGGGCAGAAGGCCATCACCATCCTGGCCGTCGCCGGGCTGGTCGTCGCCGGCATGTTCTTCATGCGCTGGGTGTCACAGCCCTCCATGGCCCCGCTGTTCAGCGACGTCGACGCGAGCGCCGCCGCGGCGATCACCGACGAGCTCGACGCCCAGGGCGTCGCCTACGAGCTGACCGACGGCGGCCGCACGATCCTGGTCGAGCGGTCCCAGCAGGCTGCGCTGCGCCTGGACATGTCCGGCGCCGGCCTGATGCCGACCGACGGCAGCGGCTTCTCGATCCTCGACGACAACGGCGTGACCACCCCGCAGGCCCTGTGGGACGCGGAGTACCAGCGCGCCATCGAGGGTGAGCTCGCCGCCACGATCGGCTCGATGGAGCTGGTCGAGTCCGCGCGGGTCCACCTGGTCATGCCGACCGAGGACCTGTTCACCCAGGACAACCAGCAGGCCACCGCCTCGGTCTTCCTCTCCGTCGCCGGGACCACCCCGCCGACGCCGATGCAGATCCAGTCCATCGTCAACCTGGTCGCCGGCAGCGTCGAGGGCCTCGAGCCCAGCCAGGTCACCGTCACCGACACCGCCGGCAACATGCTCGCCGCCCCCGGTGAGGAGGGGCAGATGGCCGCCATCGGCGACGCCCGCCAGTACCAGACCAACGCCTTCGAGACCCGGCTGGCCGACAACGTCGAGCAGATGCTCCAGCAGGTCGTCGGCCCCGAGGCCGCGGTCGTCACCGTCACGGCGGACCTCAACTTCGACTCGATCGCCCAGACCAACGAGCGCTTCGGCAACGACGGCCCCGCCGGCGGCATCCCGCTCGAGACCACCACCACGACGGAGAACTACGAGGGCGTCGGCGCCGAGCAGACCGGCGTCCTCGGCCCCGACGGCCAGGTCATCGGCGGTGGCGAGGGCGACCAGACCACCTACGAGCTGGCCGACGGCTCCACCCGCTTCGCGGTCGACCGCACGGTGGAGGAGATCCTGCAGGCCCCCGGCGGCGTCAACCGCCTGAGCGTCGCGGTCCTCCTCGACGCCGAGGCCCAGGTCGCCGCGGACCCCCAGAACGTCCAGGCCCTCGTCGAGGCCGCCGTCGGCTTCGACGCCGCCCGGGGCGACCTGGTCCAGGTCTCCGCGCTGCCGTTCGACCAGACCGCGGCCGAGGCCGCCGCCGAGGCCAGCGCCGCCGCGGAGGCCGCCGCCGCGCAGGAGCGCATGTACGACCTGATCAAGTCCGTCGCCTCGGTCCTGATCGTCCTGATCGTGCTGTTCCTCGCCTGGCGCAGCGCCCGCAAGTCCATGGCCGCTCGCGCCCCGCAGTCGATCCCCCTCGACATCGACCAGCTCGGGGCCGGGGACGACGACGAGGACGACGAGCCAGAGTTCGACTTCCCGCAGATCGAGCGGGGCCCCACCATCACCGACGAGGTCGCCGCCATGATCGACGACCAGGGTGAGGAGATGGCCGGGCTCCTGCGCGGCTGGATGGCGGAGCGCTGA
- the fliS gene encoding flagellar export chaperone FliS translates to MSYASAARNRYVTNTISTTTPAQLLVMLYDRLVLDLTRAADAATAGDVATVHDNLVHAQEIVLQLRSSLDETAWSGGPGLAQLYRFVEDELVQANIEKKAGRITAIKDLVIPLAEAWRQATAAPAPAAPVQSIRASA, encoded by the coding sequence ATGAGCTACGCCTCCGCCGCACGCAACCGGTACGTCACGAACACGATCAGCACCACCACCCCGGCCCAGCTGCTGGTGATGCTGTACGACCGGCTGGTGCTGGACCTGACCCGCGCGGCCGATGCCGCCACCGCCGGTGACGTGGCCACGGTGCACGACAACCTGGTCCACGCCCAGGAAATCGTCCTGCAGCTGCGCTCCAGCCTGGACGAGACCGCCTGGTCCGGCGGGCCGGGCCTCGCGCAGCTCTACCGGTTCGTGGAGGACGAGCTGGTCCAGGCCAACATCGAGAAGAAGGCCGGCCGGATCACCGCCATCAAGGACCTGGTCATCCCCCTCGCCGAGGCGTGGCGGCAGGCCACCGCCGCACCGGCACCGGCCGCCCCCGTCCAGTCCATTAGGGCATCCGCATGA
- the fliD gene encoding flagellar filament capping protein FliD — MPMFGIDGLASGLDTTGMIDQLMALERQPITRLENQISLNKAAITSLSGFRTVFDGILAKAKELVDGEHVFDPVAATSSHSSVAATAQAGSTPTSFSFTVERLASAHQVVLGGTATDLDQQVIAPPGATLSITDGGGTVHAIDVGDGTLKSVIAGINATTGLGVRAQSINLGTGNGYKLQLTSTESGAASAFTVNASDFDVAFGTGTTIMKAGQDAMISVGGGAFEITSESNTFSDVVDGMSFTVSEADSARTVTVTTKSDSDAVVKKVKSLVDNINAALNTLEQSTDSGSDGKAGPLANDPTLRSLSTQLLTAFTYAVGGSALGSAGAIGIESTRDGRLKFDEAKFTTALAERPDDVRALFRTGDASNPGVADRIAKVAGQAVERNTGLLDSAIASRTSRNTTLQDSIDRLDVRLELRRTTMERQWAALEVALSGMQAQGNWLSSQLPALQANAPGNNR; from the coding sequence ATGCCAATGTTCGGCATCGATGGCCTGGCCTCAGGTCTCGACACCACCGGGATGATCGACCAGCTGATGGCGCTCGAGCGCCAGCCGATCACCCGGCTCGAGAACCAGATCAGCCTCAACAAGGCCGCCATCACCTCCCTCAGCGGGTTCCGCACGGTGTTCGACGGGATCCTCGCGAAGGCGAAGGAGCTGGTCGACGGCGAGCACGTGTTCGACCCGGTCGCGGCGACGTCCAGCCACAGCTCGGTGGCCGCCACTGCGCAGGCCGGCTCGACCCCCACGTCGTTCTCCTTCACCGTCGAGCGGCTGGCGTCGGCGCACCAGGTGGTGCTCGGCGGCACCGCCACCGATCTCGACCAGCAGGTCATCGCCCCGCCGGGCGCGACCCTGTCGATCACGGACGGCGGCGGGACCGTCCACGCCATCGATGTCGGTGACGGGACGCTCAAGAGCGTCATCGCCGGCATCAACGCGACCACGGGGCTCGGCGTCCGCGCGCAGTCGATCAACCTCGGGACCGGCAACGGCTACAAGCTCCAGCTGACCTCGACGGAGTCCGGAGCGGCCAGCGCGTTCACCGTCAACGCCTCCGACTTCGACGTCGCGTTCGGCACCGGGACGACGATCATGAAGGCGGGCCAGGACGCGATGATCTCGGTGGGGGGTGGGGCCTTCGAGATCACCTCGGAGTCGAACACCTTCTCAGACGTCGTGGACGGCATGAGCTTCACGGTCAGCGAGGCGGACTCTGCGCGGACCGTGACCGTCACCACGAAGTCGGACTCCGACGCCGTCGTCAAGAAGGTCAAGAGCCTCGTCGACAACATCAACGCCGCGCTGAACACGTTGGAGCAGTCCACCGACAGCGGGTCGGATGGCAAGGCCGGTCCGCTCGCCAACGACCCGACCCTGCGGTCGCTGAGCACCCAGCTGCTGACCGCGTTCACGTACGCCGTGGGCGGCTCGGCCCTCGGATCCGCCGGCGCCATCGGCATCGAGTCGACCCGCGACGGCCGCCTCAAGTTCGACGAGGCGAAGTTCACGACCGCCCTGGCCGAGCGGCCGGACGACGTCCGTGCGCTGTTCCGCACCGGCGACGCGTCCAACCCCGGAGTGGCCGATCGGATCGCGAAGGTGGCCGGCCAGGCTGTGGAGCGGAACACCGGCCTGCTGGACAGCGCGATCGCCTCCCGGACGTCCCGGAACACAACCCTCCAAGACAGCATCGACCGGCTCGACGTCCGCCTGGAGCTGCGGCGCACCACGATGGAGCGACAGTGGGCCGCCCTCGAGGTGGCGCTCAGCGGCATGCAGGCCCAGGGCAACTGGCTTTCCAGCCAGCTCCCGGCCTTGCAGGCCAACGCTCCCGGCAACAACCGGTGA
- a CDS encoding FliH/SctL family protein, which produces MSSSAEQLLAARFGGPARPSSGPRVGVLRGVTASPQRVVADVRPPVGHYDPRAAAAARDAAVEEGYAEGYAAGRAAAQQQIADANADHARRCAMALQALTDAVADLQRREATSLLDVADQTAALALQIAEVVLDREIASAADPGRDAIARAIALAPEEGDVTIRLNPADVAALDGVDDLVPGRGVTVIGDPSVASGGCLIGVGATRIDAQIPTALARVAEVLR; this is translated from the coding sequence ATGAGTTCATCAGCTGAGCAGCTGCTGGCCGCCCGCTTCGGCGGACCGGCGCGGCCGTCCAGCGGACCCCGCGTCGGGGTCCTCCGCGGCGTGACCGCCAGCCCGCAGCGCGTCGTGGCCGACGTCCGGCCCCCGGTCGGCCACTACGACCCCCGTGCGGCCGCCGCGGCGCGGGACGCCGCGGTGGAGGAGGGGTACGCCGAGGGCTACGCCGCCGGCAGGGCCGCCGCGCAGCAGCAGATCGCCGACGCGAACGCCGACCACGCCCGCCGCTGCGCGATGGCCCTCCAGGCCTTGACCGACGCGGTCGCGGACCTGCAGCGTCGCGAGGCCACCAGCCTGCTCGACGTCGCCGACCAGACCGCCGCGCTGGCCCTGCAGATCGCCGAGGTTGTGCTCGACCGCGAGATCGCCAGCGCCGCCGACCCGGGCCGCGACGCGATCGCCCGCGCGATCGCCCTCGCGCCCGAAGAGGGTGACGTCACCATCCGGCTGAACCCGGCCGACGTCGCCGCGCTCGACGGCGTCGACGACCTCGTCCCCGGCCGTGGCGTCACCGTCATCGGCGACCCGTCGGTCGCGAGCGGCGGCTGCCTCATCGGTGTCGGGGCGACCCGCATCGACGCCCAGATCCCCACCGCCCTCGCGCGGGTGGCCGAGGTGCTCCGGTGA
- a CDS encoding PIN domain-containing protein, whose product MSARDALHVAVARLHGIGHILSFDHGFDAVEGLERMA is encoded by the coding sequence GTGTCGGCGCGCGATGCGCTGCACGTCGCGGTCGCGCGCCTCCACGGCATCGGGCACATCTTGTCCTTCGACCACGGCTTCGATGCCGTCGAGGGTCTGGAGCGCATGGCCTGA
- a CDS encoding transglycosylase SLT domain-containing protein, translating into MTVTTPVSARIASIQSRIAGIQGIMGGGRGGRLGPEELFADQLATQMASQSPSTTPPVAPMTPFTPVTTPSIPGMPTPSGPSATATLAPFTRPGSAAAVAYSRPGATVATAYERPASADPLAPGSDFGSAVVAIASRELGTPYVWGGESPGGFDCSGLVRHAYRQAGIELPRVSRDQARVGEAVPSLDQAIPGDLVAFGDPVDHIGIYAGNGQMVVAPRTGDVVKVQDITRPITAIRRVVPAGTTVAGPAVAGPAAAAPAAPGASTLAGVPYAAELSAAAQRHGIDPRLLAAIARAESGFNPSAVSPAGARGLMQIMPAPARSLGVDPMDPAQAADGAARYLSEQLRRFGTVELALAAYNAGPGNVQRYGGIPPFNETRTYVTRVLSYMGEMP; encoded by the coding sequence ATGACCGTCACCACGCCGGTCTCCGCGCGCATCGCGTCGATCCAGAGCCGCATCGCGGGCATCCAGGGGATCATGGGCGGCGGCCGCGGCGGCCGCCTGGGACCCGAGGAGCTCTTCGCCGACCAGCTCGCCACGCAGATGGCGTCGCAGTCGCCGAGCACCACGCCCCCCGTCGCGCCGATGACGCCGTTCACGCCGGTGACGACCCCGTCCATCCCCGGCATGCCGACCCCGTCCGGCCCATCGGCGACCGCGACGCTCGCACCGTTCACCCGGCCGGGCAGCGCGGCGGCGGTGGCCTACAGCCGCCCCGGCGCGACCGTCGCGACCGCGTACGAGCGGCCGGCCTCCGCCGATCCCCTCGCGCCGGGCAGCGACTTCGGCTCGGCGGTGGTCGCGATCGCCAGCCGCGAGCTCGGCACCCCCTACGTCTGGGGCGGCGAGTCCCCCGGCGGGTTCGACTGCTCGGGCCTGGTCCGCCACGCGTACCGCCAGGCCGGCATCGAGCTGCCCCGCGTCAGCCGCGACCAGGCCCGCGTCGGCGAGGCGGTACCGAGCCTCGACCAGGCCATCCCCGGCGACCTCGTCGCCTTCGGCGACCCCGTGGACCACATCGGCATCTACGCCGGCAACGGCCAGATGGTCGTGGCCCCGCGGACCGGCGACGTCGTCAAGGTGCAGGACATCACGCGGCCGATCACCGCGATCCGCCGGGTCGTGCCGGCCGGGACCACCGTCGCCGGACCCGCGGTCGCCGGACCCGCGGCGGCCGCCCCCGCAGCGCCGGGTGCCAGCACCCTCGCCGGGGTGCCCTACGCCGCCGAGCTGAGCGCCGCCGCGCAGCGCCACGGGATCGACCCGCGGCTGCTGGCCGCGATCGCCCGGGCCGAGTCGGGGTTCAACCCGTCCGCGGTCTCCCCCGCCGGTGCCCGGGGCCTGATGCAGATCATGCCGGCGCCCGCGCGGTCGCTCGGCGTCGACCCGATGGACCCCGCGCAGGCTGCCGACGGCGCCGCGCGGTACCTGTCCGAGCAGCTCCGCCGCTTCGGGACCGTCGAGCTGGCGCTGGCCGCCTACAACGCGGGCCCCGGCAACGTCCAGCGCTACGGCGGGATCCCACCCTTCAACGAGACCCGCACGTACGTGACCAGAGTCCTGTCCTACATGGGAGAGATGCCATGA
- a CDS encoding flagellin: protein MRINQNIMALNSRNNLSNTEARQAKSLEKLSSGFRINRAADDAAGLAISEGLRSQVGGLKMAIRNTQDGISVVQTAEGALTETHAILQRMRDLTVQASNSGGLNDDAKGNIQSELSQLKDELTRIADTTTFNGTKLLDGGYDGKFQVGANVGETISVEVDTAMSAAGLKVDGVDVTAETAGMTGSTTQAATAAQVSIATVGAGATPANNFTLSETFDKLSGTISYGGKSVDLSTVKYEAGSTAGARLTKVQEALDATFGTNKVVAGATADGITFTGADTHATGASAEEVAAVQVKFTQATGSDDALVKIDAAIKTVSTTRADLGAVQNRFDHTIRNLAVTAENLTASESRIRDTDMASEMMEFTRNQILSQAGTAMLAQANQVPQGVLSLLR, encoded by the coding sequence ATGCGTATCAACCAGAACATCATGGCGCTGAACTCGCGCAACAACCTCTCGAACACCGAGGCCCGCCAGGCCAAGAGCCTCGAGAAGCTGTCCTCCGGGTTCCGCATCAACCGCGCTGCCGACGACGCCGCGGGCCTGGCCATCTCCGAGGGCCTCCGCTCCCAGGTCGGTGGCCTCAAGATGGCCATCCGCAACACCCAGGACGGCATCTCCGTCGTGCAGACCGCTGAAGGCGCGCTGACCGAGACCCACGCCATCCTGCAGCGGATGCGTGACCTGACCGTCCAGGCCTCCAACTCCGGTGGCCTGAACGACGACGCGAAGGGCAACATCCAGTCCGAGCTGTCCCAGCTGAAGGACGAGCTGACCCGCATCGCCGACACCACCACGTTCAACGGCACCAAGCTGCTGGACGGCGGCTACGACGGCAAGTTCCAGGTCGGTGCAAACGTCGGCGAGACCATCTCCGTCGAGGTCGATACCGCGATGAGCGCGGCTGGGCTCAAGGTTGACGGCGTGGATGTGACCGCGGAGACCGCGGGCATGACAGGCAGCACCACCCAGGCGGCGACGGCCGCCCAGGTCAGCATCGCAACAGTTGGAGCTGGGGCCACCCCAGCCAACAACTTCACCCTGTCAGAGACGTTTGACAAGTTGTCCGGTACCATCTCATACGGTGGGAAGAGCGTCGACCTCTCCACGGTCAAGTACGAGGCTGGCTCCACTGCTGGTGCCCGGCTGACCAAGGTGCAGGAGGCCCTCGACGCCACGTTCGGAACGAACAAGGTCGTCGCCGGAGCTACCGCAGACGGCATCACCTTCACTGGTGCGGACACGCACGCAACAGGTGCCAGCGCTGAAGAGGTCGCAGCGGTCCAGGTGAAGTTCACTCAGGCAACCGGCTCCGATGACGCACTGGTCAAGATCGACGCTGCCATCAAGACCGTGTCGACCACTCGCGCCGACCTCGGTGCGGTGCAGAACCGGTTCGACCACACCATCCGCAACCTGGCCGTCACCGCGGAGAACCTGACCGCGTCGGAGTCGCGAATCCGTGACACCGACATGGCCAGCGAGATGATGGAGTTCACCCGGAACCAGATCCTGTCCCAGGCCGGGACCGCGATGCTGGCTCAGGCGAACCAGGTGCCCCAGGGCGTCCTGTCCCTGCTGCGGTAA
- a CDS encoding flagellar basal body rod protein FlgC has translation MFGAITSAHSGMTVYRTWLDSTSDNIANANTIRSTDQPAYQARYVRAQAVEGGGPYGVGGGARVAGVEFGDPEGRLAYQPDHPLADENGMVRTPDIDMGVEMSSLMMAQRGYQANLAVVERARDAYRAALQLGRQ, from the coding sequence ATGTTCGGCGCCATCACCTCTGCCCACAGCGGCATGACCGTCTACCGCACGTGGCTCGACTCCACGAGCGACAACATCGCGAACGCGAACACGATCCGGTCCACCGACCAGCCCGCCTATCAGGCCCGCTACGTCCGAGCTCAAGCCGTCGAGGGGGGCGGCCCCTACGGCGTGGGCGGCGGTGCCCGCGTGGCCGGCGTGGAGTTCGGCGACCCGGAGGGCCGGCTGGCCTACCAGCCCGACCACCCGCTGGCGGACGAGAACGGGATGGTCCGCACGCCGGACATCGACATGGGGGTCGAGATGAGCAGCCTCATGATGGCCCAGCGCGGCTACCAGGCGAACCTCGCCGTGGTGGAGCGCGCCCGCGACGCCTACCGCGCCGCCCTGCAGCTGGGGAGGCAGTAG
- the fliE gene encoding flagellar hook-basal body complex protein FliE, which yields MAINAIGAAAGFAGPSPIARPTAAPTGGQPSASIAADDDFSNAITDALDSVQQSQQVADGLAQQAATGQLTDVADYMVASTQAQIATELTVAVRNRALESFQSIMSMQV from the coding sequence ATGGCCATCAACGCCATCGGCGCCGCCGCCGGGTTCGCCGGCCCCTCCCCCATCGCCCGGCCCACCGCGGCCCCCACCGGCGGCCAGCCGAGCGCCTCGATCGCCGCCGACGACGACTTCTCGAACGCGATCACCGACGCCCTCGACTCGGTGCAGCAGTCCCAGCAGGTCGCAGACGGCCTGGCCCAGCAGGCCGCGACCGGCCAGCTGACCGACGTCGCCGACTACATGGTCGCGTCCACCCAGGCGCAGATCGCGACCGAGCTGACCGTCGCCGTCCGCAACCGCGCGCTGGAGTCCTTCCAGTCGATCATGAGCATGCAGGTCTGA